From the genome of Setaria viridis chromosome 1, Setaria_viridis_v4.0, whole genome shotgun sequence:
GTAAATGTTAGGTCTCTCTAGTGTCCAGCGTTCAATGATCATTACTGTTAGATCCTGACAGTGAGCAAAGCACTTGctatttcgtgtgaaaaatcTTTGTTTTGATCGTAAGTGCCACCGTGTGATGTTGCAATGTTAATTGCTAGGTTTTCAACAGGGTTAGATGCTCCTGTCAAAGTTTATGTTCTTTGGCAGGGATACTTGTTATCTGAGTGGACCATATTTCACCAGACAAGTTATGGCAAATCTTTCGCACCTCCTGACATCTAACATGACGTGCAGCTTAACATGCAGTGTTGCAGTGCCATAGATTTGCTTTATTTTCTGTTTGTGCGCAAACTGAGTTCTGGCATTGGTATCCTACGGCCCTCCATTATCTGGAAGGTTGAGGAGATGCCAAGTTGGGGTCTTTCAAATACTGAACTATCGTTCTGTTTGGAAGAGTTTCATATCGTTCTTGCTTCAATTATTTCGGCTGCCTCATAATTGCAATTTCATCAACATCGAATCAAAAGGTGCGGTATCGCCTAGTCCCCTGTTTGCCCACTACGCATAGTACTACCAGTATACCACCGAACATTCTGAACCAACCACAAAGGACCAAACAATTTGTATACCAAGGAATGAAACAGAGACAGCAAAACGAAAACTCATGAGCATTACAACTACAAAGAGATAACGAAACTTGGACATGTCCTTTACACGCTCGGATCTCAGACTAATTTATTCCATGCGATGAACCTTGCCAATTTGCGACAGCGGGTCTCAGAGACCAAAAGCACTGATAAAGCTTGAATTGAAACACAGGTCCTTGATGTCAGAAGACACTCTTTTTTCTTCAATGATTGTCTTCTTCCTCGCAGAATTTTGAGTACTTCTCATCATCCATCAGTGAATTGAGCTCACCTGAATCGCTGAGCTTGACCTTGATAATCCATCCCTTGTCATATGGGCTTGCATTCACCTAGTCAGAAAAGATAAACATTGACTATCTATCCAAGGAAGATTTATTTTCACATGAGTTCTGACGCAACACTTACCAATCCAGGTTCCTCACTTAGTTTCTCATTCACTTCAACGACCTCTCCAGATACTGGTGAGTTGATATCACTGGTTGCCTTCACACTCTCAACAGCACCAAAGTTCTTTCCCTGGGATACACTGATGCCAACTTCTGGCAGCTCCACATACACAACATCACCCAAATGATCCTGGAAGCCAAAAGAAAGAAGCAAATGTTAAGCGATGCAAACCCTGATACTGTATGCTGAACACGATAGATTTATTTGAACTCAGGTCCAGGCAACAGATTGCATGCATTATGTATATCGGTATAACAAATGCAGTACTGGATAACCTAACATATGGAGGGCCTAACACCTAGAATTGTTTCACACTTCACATTCACAGTAATAGAAATATACAAATGTATCAACCTGGGCATGGTCCGTAATCCCCACAGTTGCTGAATCACCCTCAACCTTCACCCATTCATGAGTATCAGCATACTTCAGATCCTTCATCACTAAAAAGGGAATTGAGAAAGATTCAGAGCGTGAGATGCTGACCGACCCCTGACTTCTTGAATCTATATATCAAACTGAAGAAAGGATGTTTTCAGCAATCAACATTTAGTCAAATATTGATATAAAATCAATCTCCTGCGAGGGGAACCATCAATTTACTCAACCACTTTTTACAGAACAAACCCCACAGTAGAAATCGATTCCCGAGACCATTTCTTCTGCGCCTCTTCTGAAGCACAATAATTACCAATACAGCTATCTATTCATAAGATAAAAGGTAAAGAATCGCAGTGTTGTGGCATTCCATCTTGTTATTAGAAACCTGTGTCTGTAGTTTGTGCTATGTCAGAGATTAGTCTTTTTCTCATAAATCTTTCATACAAACTTATTCCTAAAACTTGATGCATGTATCCAATTCTAATGTACTAAGAATCCTGCAAATACCAGTCTGAAAATTCCAGAGTCAGAAAATTGCAACATGGTATCGGTACAATAAAAATTAATTTCAGGCTGCGAAACATTGCCTTACCCATCAACATCTAAGGCTAATCTAAATCTGAGAAATCAATCTTCCAAAGAAGCAGTGTAACATACACCCCAAAGGCAAAACCTTTTTCATACATGTCACTGCGAAATCATTCCGAACGGACACAGCATTCATCTTCAGAAAAGATTATACCTTTCACCGCAAGAATCAAAACAACCGAAAATAAagagcggcgggggcggcgcctaAACCCCGTCGTAAACCCCATTCCCCGAACGTATCTGCCGCCTGATAGGCTGATACGCACAGAGTTCCCCAAATCAAGGACCATTCCACAAATCCGATATTTGCGCACACAGGGCAACAAGATCGTGCCGGTCCAACAGCGAGGAGCCGTGATCCCACGAACCGGAGCGCAAGAAACGGCAGTGCACGCGCCCGAGGGCAAGGTGGAGACGGAGAAGACTGAGAGACACGTACCGGTGGAGAAGGCCCTGGGGAAGGTGGAGATCCTGAggtaggcggcggcgcgggacgccCACATCagccgggaggaggcggccatggccatgatctggggcggcggcgtggggagaCGGCGGGATTGGTTGCTCGGCGCCGCTTTCCGCTCTGTCGCCGGGCTCGTTCGTGCTTTCGTTTGGTGGTGGCTGACTGGTGGCCTCGTTTCGCTTTTCTTCAGCGCATTGGAAAATATAATGGAAAATGCAGAAGTTGGTGGTGTGCTTGCAAATTGCGAAAACTGTTTCTTACTAGGCCATGGCCCATTGTAGGCCTTTTAGATTATGATTGGTTGCTCGCCAAAACAAAAAACTTGCCAATATTTTGATAAGATAAATGGAAGAAGTTGCTAAATTTTGATAACAAACCAGACGATGGCTAAAATATTGGCTGGCATGCTAAAATTCTGGCAACAAACCAATCAAGCTCTTAGCTCTTAGTACTTCCCCTttattttttgcaattttatcaTTTTACCCCTTGAGTTCTCTGTTCTCATGATCTATGGAAAGTTCACGTGTTCCCTTTCTTTCTACTTTAGCAAGAACCAAAAGCCATGAAAATCAAGAAAGATAAGAGGAAAAAGTTCCTATCTTGGGCCATGTATGTATTACAAGAAAAGAGAGGGACATGAGTGTTTacgcaaaaaaaaatgcaatattTAGTTGGACAAAGACTGTTATGTGTATGATCACTCCCTGTTATTGCCAATTCGTGAAGAAGGGTTACATCACGAACTTGGCATCAAATTCCATGTCCAATGGGCTCGATGCTGATTTGAGGCTTAATATAATCACCAAATTAAACTGATGCTGCAGCAACCGCAACGCTGCCTTGAGGGAGCCACCAACCACCCCACGCACAAAAAATTtcaactaagggggtgtttggaagacaggggttaaattttagcccctatcacatcgtATGTTTGGACAGAGTATTAAAcgtagtttaattataaaactaattgcacaacctctaggctaaatcgtgagacgaatctattaagcctaattagtccatgatttgacaatgtggtgctacagtaaccattcgctaatgatggattaattaggcttaatagattcgtctcgtgatttagcctaggggttctgctattagttttgtaattagctcatgtttaatcctcctaattagcatccgaacatccgacgtgacagggctaaaatttagcccttggtatcaaacaccccctaagccaCAATTGTTGCTACTCCACTAGTGTActcgttttttttctttttttgagaaGATCACGGGGTGGGAGTTGGGGCATGGGAACGCGTAAACAATCACCAACGACACGAGTGCTCTCTGACACCGATCAGACTTCTGAACAGCGGTTGGTGGCTGATGCAGACTGCAAAACAACAGCAGCTGCAGTTGGTGAGGGGATCTATTGTTTCCTATGCTCTTTGGTGGCTCATGGATGTTCAGTTCAGTACTCATGCCACATCAGTGACTATTATGTTTTAACACTGAAATTTGGGGTCTAGAACAAAGCCACAAATGTGAGATATCGCAACAGGTCCATGGTTTTTTTTGGGTCAAAGCTAATTTATCTGTTACTGAACTCTGTTATAATCAGAACAGCCCATTTGTACCGTACAGTTAATTCAGAATATCAGAAGTACAACGTTGAGAGTTTTATTTTTGTAAAGAGACATTGGTAATCTTTTTTGCGAGGGGATAGAGAGCTTTATCGATTCATCAGGTACAAAATGATCGATACAATTAGGGATTGTTTCTAGCCAAACAGCTTAGCATGTTGTGCTAGCTCAGAAACTCCTTTGTTTTGCTCTCTATTAGCCTTTGATAACTTAACACTACAAAAAATTCTTATAAGTATCCTGCATTCTTCAGTCCAGCTTGCATGTAATGAGCGGTCAATTCCTTGCTTAGAAATTCCCAGCAAAAAAGAATCTTTGTTTAGAAAGAGATGCAAGGCAAATATAACATTCAAACTCTCCAATATAATGCTAGACTTTGTATCCAACACATACCAAGTGACAAGCCTTCTTTGCATGCAGGAAACAATGGAACAATTACCTCCAGGAAGAGAGTGACACCTGTCCTAAATGATCCTGAATTCCTGGATGATGATACTTGCTGAAGCTTGTCCCTTGGTTTCAACAAAGCTGCCATCTACATTGATTTTAACCCAACCATCTGCTGGAGGCTGCCACGTAAGTTTTGGCATCAGTTGGTACGGTGTTGTTTCTTTCTTCAGCTTCCCTGCACTTTCGGTGGATGAGGATGAACACAAAAAAACAGACAGGAAAAGAACTGGCCATCTTTTTATTAACTTCTCAATTTTAAGCTTTATAAAAAATAACAATTAGCGGATTTTCATATTGGCACAATGGCACCTCTCTAGCTCTCTCTACTGCTCTCATGCAGTTATGCTCAAAGTCAGGTAGCCCATGGAGGCCTACCGGGCCAGCTGATTTGAGCCCATGTGCATGCATAGGTAGGAAGGCAATGGCAGGCACATCGAAGTCCAACATAATTAACATGCTTAAAAAAGAGATTTTGTTTTCCCTAAAAAAGAAGAGATATTGTCGCTGCCGGATTAAACAC
Proteins encoded in this window:
- the LOC117866972 gene encoding glycine cleavage system H protein 2, mitochondrial, translated to MAMAASSRLMWASRAAAYLRISTFPRAFSTVMKDLKYADTHEWVKVEGDSATVGITDHAQDHLGDVVYVELPEVGISVSQGKNFGAVESVKATSDINSPVSGEVVEVNEKLSEEPGLVNASPYDKGWIIKVKLSDSGELNSLMDDEKYSKFCEEEDNH